A window from Solanum stenotomum isolate F172 chromosome 5, ASM1918654v1, whole genome shotgun sequence encodes these proteins:
- the LOC125866169 gene encoding putative ABC transporter C family member 15, which yields MLDSISKLLANINFLAWLQPLSRCLWEDASILVLLGFLGILLLDSLLYKGRWDKAMTVGTKVGISFIFSIICTTILLSTHLIMLLMLQKRNNGAHCQFKFPILSSEILQMASWAASFLVLYTTNNKKYIKFPWVLRIWWISSFFLSLARATLDAHFVITSDEHLGLADCVDILGLIASACLLVISIRGKTGIIFDMSDSTTEPLLNRKRERNSEAKRDSPYGKASLLQLITFSWLNPLFEVGVKKPIDQDEVPDVYFRDSAKFLSDSFDESLKYVKERDGTTNPSIYKAIYLFGRKKAAINALFAVISAGSSYVGPYLIDDFVNFLNKKKIRGLQSGYLLALAFLGGKMVETIAQRQWIFGARQLGLRLRGALISHIYQKGLLLSNQSRQSYTSGEIINYMSVDVQRITDFIWYLNTIWMLPIQISLAIYILHMNLGMGALVALGTTLIVMTGNIPLIRTFKGYQTKIMESKDERMKSTSEILRNMKTIKLQAWDSYYLHKVEMLRKVEHNWLWKSLRLSALSAFIFWGSPTFISVATFSGCVMMSIPLTAGRVLSALATFRMLQDPIFNLPDLLSAIAQGKVSADRIASYLQEDEIQPDAVESVLKDETPFGVEIKSGTFSWDTESRIPTLDGIELQAKKGMKVAICGTVGSGKSSLLSCVLGEMPKLSGIVKISGEVAYVPQSPWILTGNIKENVLFGKPYESVKYDTTVEACALKKDFELFPAGDLTEIGERGINMSGGQKQRIQIARAVYQDADIYLLDDPFSAVDAHTGTHLFQECLMRVLKGKTILYVTHQVEFLPAADLILVMQNGRIRQAGTFEELLKQKIGFEVLVGAHNQALESILTVENSSRESEDAVTDGDVDTDRNVNAEFPHTKQDSEHNLCIEITEKDGRLVQDEEREKGSIGKEIYISYLTIVKGGAFIPIILLAQSSFQLLQIASNYWMAWSCPTGDAAPIAEKMNFILLVYVLLAVGSSLCVLVRSSFVAITGLRTAEKLFRHMLHSIFRAPMSFFDSTPTGRILNRASTDQSVLDLEMANKLGWCAFSIIQLLGTIAVMSQAAWEVFVIFIPVTAICIWYQQYYIPTARELARLSGVQRAPILHHFAESLAGAATIRAFNQKDRFAHANLCLIDGHSRPWFHNVSAMEWLSFRLNQLANFVFAFSLVLLVTLPEGIINPSIAGLAVTYGINLNVLQASVIWNICNAENKMISVERILQYSNLASEAPLVIENSRPSSTWPETGTISFQNLQIRYAEHLPSVLKNITCTLPGSKKVGVVGRTGSGKSTLIQALFRIVEPREGSIIIDDVDICNIGLFDLRSRLSIIPQDPTMFEGTVRGNLDPLAQHSDTEIWEALDKCQLGDIIRAKPEKLESTVVENGENWSVGQRQLFCLGRALLKKSSILVLDEATASVDAATDAVLQKIISQEFRNRTVVTIAHRIHTVIDSDLVLVLNEGRIAEYDTPAKLLEREDSFFSKLIKEYSMRSKSFNSLAILQT from the exons ATGTTAGACTCCATTTCCAAGCTCCTTGCAA ATATAAATTTCCTTGCATGGCTACAGCCATTGTCGCGCTGCTTATGGGAGGACGCCAGCATCCTTGTCCTACTGGGATTCCTCGGAATCTTACTACTGGATTCACTCCTATACAAAGGCAGGTGGGACAAGGCTATGACAGTTGGCACAAAAGTTGGCATTTCCTTCATATTTAGCATTATCTGCACAACCATATTATTGAGCACTCATCTCATAATGCTCTTGATGTTGCAAAAGAGAAATAATGGTGCTCACTGCCAATTCAAATTTCCAATTCTTTCATCTGAGATTCTGCAAATGGCATCATGGGCAGCTTCATTTCTTGTGCTCTACACAACTAATAAtaagaaatacataaaatttcCTTGGGTCCTCAGAATTTGGTGGATTTCCAGCTTCTTTCTGTCTCTTGCTCGTGCGACTCTTGATGCCCATTTTGTCATCACAAGCGACGAACATCTAGGACTTGCAGACTGCGTGGATATCCTTGGTCTTATTGCATCAGCCTGTCTTCTAGTTATATCTATTAGAGGGAAGACAGGCATAATTTTTGACATGTCAGACAGCACAACTGAACCACTTCTAAATAGAAAGAGGGAAAGGAATTCCGAAGCCAAAAGAGACAGCCCATATGGAAAAGCTAGTCTTCTCCAACTGATCACCTTCTCTTGGCTCAATCCATTATTTGAAGTTGGAGTCAAGAAGCCCATTGACCAGGATGAAGTCCCAGATGTCTACTTCAGGGACTCTGCAAAATTTCTATCTGATTCCTTTGACGAAAGCCTCAAGTATGTAAAGGAAAGGGATGGAACCACAAACCCATCTATCTATAAGGCCATTTACTTATTTGGAAGAAAGAAAGCAGCAATCAATGCCCTGTTTGCAGTTATTAGTGCAGGATCATCTTATGTTGGtccataccttattgacgacTTTGTAAACTTCctgaacaaaaagaaaattcgGGGTTTACAAAGTGGCTATCTTCTAGCACTAGCTTTTCTTGGTGGAAAAATGGTTGAGACAATTGCACAAAGGCAGTGGATATTTGGAGCTCGGCAGCTAGGCCTTCGGCTAAGAGGTGCTCTGATATCTCACATTTACCAAAAGGGCCTACTTTTATCAAATCAATCACGGCAAAGCTACACGAGCGGAGAGATAATAAATTACATGAGCGTAGATGTCCAAAGGATTACAGATTTTATATGGTACCTCAACACAATATGGATGTTACCGATCCAGATATCATTGGCAATCTATATTTTACACATGAATCTAGGAATGGGGGCACTAGTGGCATTAGGGACAACTCTGATAGTGATGACTGGCAACATACCCCTGATAAGAACCTTTAAGGGTTATCAAACTAAGATTATGGAGTCCAAAGATGAAAGAATGAAATCCACCTCAGAGATTCTGCGGAATATGAAGACTATAAAACTTCAGGCATGGGATAGTTATTATCTACATAAGGTGGAGATGTTGAGAAAAGTGGAGCATAATTGGTTATGGAAGTCACTTAGATTGTCAGCACTAAGTGCTTTTATCTTCTGGGGATCACCTACATTTATTTCTGTGGCAACCTTTTCTGGATGTGTTATGATGAGCATTCCACTGACAGCAGGGAGGGTCTTATCTGCATTGGCTACATTTCGGATGCTTCAAGATCCTATATTCAATTTGCCAGATTTACTGTCTGCGATAGCACAAGGAAAAGTTTCTGCTGATAGAATTGCTTCCTACTTACAGGAAGATGAGATTCAACCCGATGCAGTTGAATCTGTTCTGAAAGATGAAACACCATTTGGGGTTGAGATAAAGAGTGGAACATTCAGCTGGGACACAGAATCAAGAATCCCAACCCTTGACGGAATAGAATTACAAGCTAAGAAGGGAATGAAGGTGGCAATTTGTGGTACTGTTGGATCAGGGAAGTCAAGCTTGCTTTCTTGTGTTCTAGGAGAGATGCCAAAACTGTCAGGGATCGTGAAGATCAGCGGTGAAGTCGCATATGTCCCTCAGTCTCCTTGGATACTTACAGGAAATATCAAGGAGAATGTTCTATTCGGAAAACCTTATGAAAGTGTCAAGTATGACACAACAGTTGAAGCATGCGCTCTGAAAAAAGATTTTGAACTATTCCCTGCTGGTGATCTAACAGAAATAGGAGAAAGAGGGATAAATATGAGCGGAGGTCAGAAGCAGAGAATACAAATTGCTCGTGCGGTTTATCAAGATGCTGATATATATCTTCTTGATGACCCTTTCAGCGCTGTCGATGCTCACACAGGAACACACCTCTTTCAG GAGTGCTTGATGAGGGTTCTCAAGGGAAAGACCATACTTTATGTTACACACCAAGTTGAGTTTCTTCCAGCAGCAGATCTCATTCTG GTGATGCAAAATGGAAGAATTAGACAAGCTGGTACTTTTGAAGAactattgaaacaaaaaattggATTTGAAGTTCTAGTTGGAGCACACAACCAGGCTTTAGAATCAATTTTAACAGTTGAAAACTCAAGTCGAGAATCTGAAGATGCAGTTACTGATGGTGATGTTGATACAGATCGTAACGTAAATGCAGAATTTCCACACACTAAGCAGGATTCAGAACACAATCTCTGCATAGAGATAACAGAGAAGGATGGCAGACTTGTGCAggatgaggagagagaaaaaggaaGCATTGGAAAAGAAATTTACATTTCTTACTTGACCATTGTAAAAGGTGGTGCCTTTATTCCAATAATTCTTCTAGCGCAATCATCATTTCAATTGCTTCAGATAGCCAGCAACTACTGGATGGCATGGTCATGTCCCACAGGTGATGCAGCACCAATAGCAGAGAAGATGAACTTCATACTTCTTGTTTATGTGCTTCTCGCTGTAGGAAGTTCTCTTTGTGTGCTAGTACGGTCATCTTTTGTGGCTATAACAGGCCTTCGAACAGCAGAAAAGCTCTTTAGACACATGCTGCACAGCATCTTTCGTGCTCCTATGTCATTCTTCGACTCTACTCCTACTGGAAGAATCTTAAATCGT GCATCGACAGACCAAAGTGTTCTAGACTTGGAAATGGCAAACAAATTGGGTTGGTGTGCCTTCTCCATTATTCAGCTTCTTGGGACAATTGCAGTCATGTCGCAGGCCGCATGGGAAGTGTTTGTCATCTTTATTCCAGTAACAGCAATATGCATTTGGTACCAG CAATACTACATACCAACTGCAAGGGAGCTTGCTCGATTATCTGGAGTTCAAAGAGCTCCGATCCTCCATCACTTTGCAGAATCACTGGCAGGAGCAGCAACAATTCGTGCTTTCAACCAAAAAGATCGCTTTGCGCATGCAAACCTTTGTCTCATAGATGGTCATTCAAGGCCATGGTTTCACAATGTATCCGCAATGGAATGGCTTTCTTTTAGACTGAACCAGCTAGCTAATTTTGTTTTCGCCTTCTCCCTTGTTCTTCTAGTCACACTCCCGGAAGGAATTATAAATCCAA GCATTGCAGGATTAGCAGTAACATATGGGATCAATTTGAATGTTTTACAAGCTTCAGTTATATGGAATATCTGCAACGCTGAAAACAAAATGATATCAGTTGAAAGGATTCTCCAGTACTCGAACCTTGCCAGTGAAGCACCCCTTGTAATTGAAAATAGCAGACCATCAAGCACTTGGCCAGAAACTGGTACAATTTCCTTCCAAAATTTGCAG ATACGTTATGCTGAACACCTCCCTTCTGTTTTGAAAAACATAACATGCACATTGCCGGGAAGTAAGAAAGTTGGTGTTGTGGGCAGAACAGGAAGTGGTAAATCAACCCTCATTCAGGCTCTTTTCCGGATTGTAGAACCCCGAGAAGGAAGCATTATCATTGATGATGTAGATATTTGCAATATTGGCCTTTTTGATTTGAGGTCAAGGCTTAGTATTATTCCTCAGGATCCAACAATGTTTGAGGGAACAGTTAGAGGAAACCTAGATCCACTAGCACAACACTCTGATACTGAAATCTGGGAG GCTCTGGACAAATGCCAACTTGGCGATATAATACGTGCTAAGCCAGAGAAACTAGAATCTACGG TGGTTGAAAACGGAGAAAACTGGAGCGTTGGTCAAAGGCAGCTTTTCTGTCTTGGAAGAGCCTTGCTAAAGAAAAGCAGCATTCTTGTTCTGGATGAAGCAACAGCATCAGTTGATGCTGCAACTGATGCTGTGTTACAAAAGATAATCAGTCAAGAGTTCAGAAATCGAACAGTGGTCACAATAGCTCACAGAATCCACACAGTCATTGATAGTGATCTTGTCTTGGTCTTGAATGAAG GAAGAATAGCTGAATATGACACACCAGCAAAGCTATTGGAAAGAGAGGattctttcttctccaaattGATAAAGGAGTATTCCATGAGATCCAAAAGTTTTAACAGTTTAGCTATATTACAGACTTGA